A genomic region of Sulfobacillus acidophilus DSM 10332 contains the following coding sequences:
- a CDS encoding alkyl hydroperoxide reductase/ Thiol specific antioxidant/ Mal allergen (PFAM: AhpC/TSA family~COGs: COG1225 Peroxiredoxin~Contains Selenocysteine~InterPro IPR000866~KEGG: atm:ANT_29600 putative alkyl hydroperoxide reductase~PFAM: Alkyl hydroperoxide reductase/ Thiol specific antioxidant/ Mal allergen~SPTR: Putative alkyl hydroperoxide reductase;~manually curated), which yields MASETKTLRVGDQAPTFRLPTKDDRTVDLADYRGRRSVILVFYPLAWTPVUTHEMPAFNQALPEFDRINAQVLGISVDSVPCNTAWEASLGGLNYPLLSDFWPHGAVAEQYGVLRDEGYTERAIIGIDKNGVVRFIDVHDINQVPDPHEVLEAMRPYA from the coding sequence ATGGCTTCCGAAACCAAGACCCTCCGGGTCGGCGATCAAGCCCCGACGTTTCGCTTGCCGACTAAAGACGACCGCACGGTCGATTTAGCCGATTATCGCGGACGCCGCAGCGTGATTCTCGTCTTCTATCCGTTAGCCTGGACCCCCGTCTGAACGCACGAAATGCCGGCTTTCAATCAGGCGTTGCCTGAATTTGACCGGATCAATGCCCAAGTTTTGGGCATTAGTGTGGACTCCGTCCCGTGTAACACCGCTTGGGAAGCATCTCTAGGAGGACTAAACTACCCCCTCCTTTCCGATTTCTGGCCTCATGGCGCGGTCGCCGAACAATATGGCGTACTTCGTGACGAAGGTTACACCGAACGCGCCATTATTGGGATCGACAAAAACGGCGTGGTGCGTTTTATCGATGTCCATGACATTAATCAAGTGCCCGATCCCCACGAGGTGCTCGAGGCCATGCGCCCGTACGCCTAA
- a CDS encoding UDP-sulfoquinovose synthase (PFAM: NAD dependent epimerase/dehydratase family~COGs: COG0451 Nucleoside-diphosphate-sugar epimerase~InterPro IPR001509~KEGG: svi:Svir_33880 UDP-sulfoquinovose synthase~PFAM: NAD-dependent epimerase/dehydratase~PRIAM: UDP-sulfoquinovose synthase~SPTR: UDP-sulfoquinovose synthase), producing the protein MRILVLGGDGYLGWPTALYLSNRGYEVAVADNFVRRQYDYELGVESLVPIYPLQQRIRTWKAVSGRDIGLYVGDLQNAEFVYQMIRDFHPDSIVHFAEQRSAPYSMIDREHAVYTQVNNVVGNLNVLYAIADIDPKIHLIKLGSMGEYGTPNIDIEEGFIEIEHNGRKDVLPFPKMPGSFYHLSKVHDSHNIHFACRNWGLRSTDLNQGVVYGVETEETKQHPHLATRLDYDHVFGTVLNRFCIQAVLGHPLTVYGRGEQIRSFLDIRDTVRCIELAALNPPAEGEYRVFNQFTEQFSLRQLADLVVSTYPGDARIEYVDDPRTEALAHYYNAKHTKLIELGLEPHYLSDTLLESLFGVIEQYKDRVSWEAIRPSVNWRRTHNQATRV; encoded by the coding sequence GTGAGGATTTTAGTCTTAGGCGGCGACGGGTACCTCGGATGGCCGACGGCCCTTTATCTTTCCAACCGGGGCTACGAGGTGGCGGTAGCCGACAATTTTGTTCGTCGGCAATATGATTACGAATTGGGTGTTGAAAGTTTAGTGCCCATTTATCCATTGCAGCAGCGTATCCGCACCTGGAAAGCGGTAAGCGGTCGGGATATCGGTCTTTACGTGGGCGACCTGCAAAATGCCGAGTTTGTCTACCAGATGATTCGGGACTTTCATCCTGACAGTATTGTCCACTTCGCGGAGCAACGGTCGGCCCCCTATTCCATGATTGACCGGGAACATGCGGTATACACGCAAGTCAATAACGTGGTCGGGAACTTGAATGTGCTCTATGCCATTGCCGACATTGATCCCAAGATTCATTTAATCAAACTGGGATCAATGGGGGAATACGGGACGCCCAACATTGATATCGAAGAAGGCTTTATCGAAATCGAGCATAACGGCCGGAAAGATGTGTTGCCGTTTCCCAAAATGCCGGGATCGTTTTACCATTTATCCAAGGTCCATGACAGCCATAATATCCACTTTGCCTGCCGCAACTGGGGCCTTCGTTCGACCGACCTGAATCAAGGGGTGGTCTACGGGGTCGAAACCGAGGAAACCAAGCAGCATCCGCATCTGGCGACCCGACTCGACTATGACCATGTGTTTGGAACCGTCTTGAACCGTTTTTGCATTCAAGCGGTGTTAGGCCATCCGTTGACCGTCTATGGCCGCGGCGAGCAAATCCGTTCGTTCCTCGACATCCGGGACACCGTACGGTGTATCGAGTTAGCGGCTTTGAATCCGCCGGCCGAAGGCGAATATCGGGTCTTTAACCAGTTCACCGAGCAATTTTCCTTGCGACAATTGGCCGACTTGGTCGTCTCCACCTATCCGGGCGATGCGCGCATCGAATATGTGGACGACCCGCGGACGGAGGCCTTGGCCCATTATTACAACGCGAAGCATACAAAATTAATCGAGTTGGGCCTCGAGCCGCACTACCTGTCCGACACCCTTTTAGAATCGCTGTTTGGCGTGATTGAACAATATAAGGACCGCGTAAGCTGGGAAGCGATTCGGCCTAGCGTCAACTGGCGGCGAACCCACAATCAAGCGACCCGCGTCTAA
- a CDS encoding Serine-type D-Ala-D-Ala carboxypeptidase (PFAM: D-alanyl-D-alanine carboxypeptidase~COGs: COG1686 D-alanyl-D-alanine carboxypeptidase~InterPro IPR001967~KEGG: tmr:Tmar_1283 serine-type D-Ala-D-Ala carboxypeptidase~PFAM: Peptidase S11, D-alanyl-D-alanine carboxypeptidase A~PRIAM: Serine-type D-Ala-D-Ala carboxypeptidase~SPTR: Serine-type D-Ala-D-Ala carboxypeptidase), which translates to MLPQMRPQPTRRSRSVGIFVISLLLVGAAFIHHTVDLRLQAEARYRATPAHLSAPAWVPVPQPVPSTLPFPIGENSGVLWNLTNGQLLWADHPHLVEPYASTTKLMTIYLALQRLPLNRVVTISPEAAGTGGSDINMAVGQQYTVKQLLYALMLRSANDSAIALAQAISGHVSRFVTLMNRTARQLGMTGTTYQDPDGLNPGSRGTAWDLSLIAQTDMKNPLFRKIVDTKETSLPHNPIVQNLNGLLYRDPTVIGVKTGWTTEAGFNLVFAATRMVHGKPVTLLGVIMHGTGGFPPEYQDAEKILNWGYQQVSRSAPHS; encoded by the coding sequence GTGCTGCCCCAAATGCGACCCCAACCGACGCGCCGGTCCCGGTCGGTAGGCATCTTTGTCATCAGTTTGCTATTGGTTGGCGCCGCTTTCATTCATCATACGGTCGACCTCAGATTGCAGGCGGAGGCCCGGTATCGCGCCACCCCGGCCCATCTCTCGGCTCCCGCTTGGGTACCGGTCCCCCAACCGGTGCCGTCGACGTTACCGTTTCCGATTGGAGAAAATTCCGGCGTCCTATGGAATCTGACCAACGGCCAATTATTATGGGCCGATCATCCGCATTTGGTCGAGCCTTATGCCTCAACCACCAAATTAATGACCATCTATTTGGCCCTTCAACGCCTCCCGCTTAATCGCGTGGTGACCATTTCGCCGGAGGCCGCCGGCACCGGGGGATCGGACATCAATATGGCGGTCGGCCAGCAATATACCGTCAAGCAGTTGCTCTATGCTCTCATGCTGCGGTCGGCGAACGATTCCGCCATCGCGCTCGCCCAAGCCATCAGTGGGCATGTCTCGCGTTTTGTGACGTTAATGAACCGTACCGCTCGCCAATTGGGAATGACGGGGACCACGTATCAAGATCCGGACGGCCTCAATCCCGGATCCCGCGGCACGGCCTGGGATTTGTCGCTCATTGCCCAAACCGACATGAAAAATCCCTTGTTCCGGAAAATCGTGGACACCAAAGAGACATCCTTACCCCACAATCCCATTGTGCAAAATTTAAATGGCCTGCTCTATCGAGACCCGACCGTCATTGGCGTGAAAACCGGTTGGACCACAGAAGCCGGCTTCAATTTAGTTTTTGCCGCCACTCGGATGGTCCACGGAAAACCGGTCACGTTGCTCGGGGTCATTATGCATGGAACCGGAGGCTTTCCCCCCGAATATCAGGATGCCGAAAAAATCCTTAACTGGGGTTACCAACAGGTTTCGAGATCCGCCCCGCATTCTTAA
- a CDS encoding Serine-type D-Ala-D-Ala carboxypeptidase (PFAM: D-alanyl-D-alanine carboxypeptidase~COGs: COG1686 D-alanyl-D-alanine carboxypeptidase~InterPro IPR001967~KEGG: aac:Aaci_0345 peptidase S11 D-alanyl-D-alanine carboxypeptidase 1~PFAM: Peptidase S11, D-alanyl-D-alanine carboxypeptidase A~PRIAM: Serine-type D-Ala-D-Ala carboxypeptidase~SPTR: D-alanyl-D-alanine carboxypeptidase), with the protein MDSYMKGCTMGRTRHHRQGRYRGWFAGVIGLALVVGGVLATRTGRAGPFEPVLPSTMPLPAVTMHWHTTAESALVGVNGGPILFTKNSQMERPIASTTKIMTAYLVLTHPAIYPLSRIVTITPKEQANDQKGLIKADSEVPLRAGECVTVRELLWALMLPSADDAAWVLADQWPGGSEAFIRQMNRTARQLHMDQTHYVDPDGVNHHGFSTARDLWRLERVVMTIPRFRRVVGTQTVNTSAFGRLTNLNRLLWTYPGAFGIKTGWTPYAGSCLTFAAHRTIAGHSLTLYGVVLGEPSFDPMFGDVTQLLNTGFAVRWVTVLKAGQMVAERTFYPWLGSPVTDAVVIPKSLSIPDTAGIVHLAYRWRSGPWRRPGQLVGWVRLDEPGWPATPWIPLKNAGRISKPVGNPS; encoded by the coding sequence ATGGACTCCTACATGAAAGGGTGCACTATGGGGCGTACGCGTCATCATCGACAAGGCAGATACCGCGGGTGGTTTGCCGGGGTCATCGGCTTGGCACTTGTCGTCGGAGGGGTGTTGGCCACCCGGACGGGCCGAGCCGGGCCGTTTGAACCGGTGTTGCCCTCCACGATGCCGTTGCCCGCCGTGACCATGCACTGGCATACGACGGCCGAAAGCGCGTTGGTCGGGGTCAACGGGGGGCCGATACTTTTTACGAAAAATAGCCAAATGGAGCGGCCGATTGCCAGTACCACTAAAATCATGACCGCCTATCTGGTGTTAACCCATCCGGCCATTTATCCATTATCCCGTATCGTGACGATCACGCCAAAAGAACAGGCTAATGATCAAAAAGGACTAATCAAGGCCGATAGCGAGGTCCCCTTACGGGCGGGAGAGTGCGTCACGGTCCGCGAACTGTTGTGGGCCCTCATGTTACCGTCGGCCGATGATGCGGCCTGGGTGTTGGCCGATCAGTGGCCCGGGGGATCAGAAGCCTTCATTCGGCAAATGAACCGGACGGCTCGACAACTCCACATGGATCAGACCCATTATGTCGATCCCGACGGGGTCAACCATCATGGGTTTTCGACCGCGCGCGATTTATGGCGACTCGAACGGGTCGTGATGACGATTCCGCGCTTTCGGCGGGTCGTGGGGACTCAAACGGTAAACACGTCGGCGTTTGGGCGGTTGACGAATTTGAACCGACTCTTGTGGACGTACCCCGGCGCCTTCGGGATTAAAACCGGCTGGACCCCTTATGCGGGCAGTTGTCTCACCTTTGCCGCGCATCGAACCATTGCCGGGCATTCGCTCACGCTATATGGCGTGGTCCTGGGCGAGCCCAGCTTTGACCCCATGTTTGGCGACGTGACCCAACTCTTGAATACGGGGTTTGCCGTTCGATGGGTGACGGTCTTGAAAGCCGGACAAATGGTGGCAGAGCGGACGTTCTATCCCTGGTTGGGATCTCCGGTCACCGATGCGGTGGTAATCCCCAAAAGTCTTTCGATTCCCGATACGGCAGGGATTGTGCATCTCGCCTATCGTTGGCGAAGCGGGCCGTGGCGCCGTCCCGGACAACTGGTGGGCTGGGTGCGCCTGGACGAACCGGGCTGGCCGGCCACGCCGTGGATTCCGCTTAAGAATGCGGGGCGGATCTCGAAACCTGTTGGTAACCCCAGTTAA
- a CDS encoding phosphoadenylylsulfate reductase (thioredoxin) (PFAM: Phosphoadenosine phosphosulfate reductase family~TIGRFAM: phosophoadenylyl-sulfate reductase (thioredoxin)~COGs: COG0175 3'-phosphoadenosine 5'-phosphosulfate sulfotransferase (PAPS reductase)/FAD synthetase~HAMAP: Phosphoadenosine phosphosulfate reductase~InterPro IPR004511:IPR002500~KEGG: bts:Btus_0193 adenylylsulfate reductase, thioredoxin dependent~PFAM: Phosphoadenosine phosphosulphate reductase~PRIAM: Phosphoadenylyl-sulfate reductase (thioredoxin)~SPTR: Phosphoadenosine phosphosulfate reductase;~TIGRFAM: Phosphoadenosine phosphosulphate reductase CysH-type) — protein MGESLELTSRQMESWSASDIVLWALDHYGDGLWLASSFGAEDMVLIDLMCQKTPHPHIFTLDTGLLFPETYDLIKTVEERYRVSITRVVPELTLEEQKARFQDALWQQNPDLCCQLRKVMPLERFLQDKKAWITGIRRDQTTVRAASPIVGWDTRFQLVKINPLARWTYRDVFRYLVAHQVPYNPLHDQGYPSIGCVPCTRAIRPGEALRDGRWAEKEKTECGLHQ, from the coding sequence TTGGGCGAATCGTTGGAACTCACGAGTCGGCAAATGGAATCATGGAGCGCGTCGGACATTGTCCTTTGGGCCCTCGATCACTATGGCGACGGACTGTGGCTCGCATCCAGTTTCGGGGCCGAGGACATGGTCTTGATTGACCTTATGTGTCAAAAAACGCCTCATCCCCACATCTTTACCCTCGATACCGGCCTCTTGTTTCCGGAAACTTATGATCTGATAAAAACGGTAGAAGAACGGTACCGGGTGTCCATCACGCGCGTGGTACCGGAACTTACCCTCGAGGAACAAAAAGCGCGGTTTCAGGACGCACTCTGGCAACAAAATCCGGATCTCTGTTGCCAACTCCGTAAAGTGATGCCCTTGGAACGCTTTTTACAGGACAAAAAAGCCTGGATCACGGGCATACGCCGGGACCAGACGACTGTTCGGGCGGCCAGCCCGATTGTGGGATGGGATACCCGCTTCCAACTGGTGAAAATCAATCCCTTGGCCCGCTGGACCTATCGCGACGTCTTTCGTTACCTGGTGGCCCATCAGGTCCCTTATAATCCGTTGCATGACCAAGGCTATCCCAGCATCGGCTGTGTCCCCTGCACGCGGGCCATTCGGCCGGGCGAAGCGTTGCGGGACGGCCGATGGGCAGAAAAGGAGAAAACCGAATGCGGGTTACATCAATAG
- a CDS encoding sulfate adenylyltransferase (PFAM: ATP-sulfurylase~TIGRFAM: ATP sulphurylase~COGs: COG2046 ATP sulfurylase (sulfate adenylyltransferase)~HAMAP: Sulphate adenylyltransferase, subgroup~InterPro IPR002650:IPR020792~KEGG: chl:Chy400_0746 sulfate adenylyltransferase~PFAM: Sulphate adenylyltransferase~PRIAM: Sulfate adenylyltransferase~SPTR: Sulfate adenylyltransferase;~TIGRFAM: Sulphate adenylyltransferase): MRVTSIAEQTTRTLSEPMLPPAIARELAFTLSHAPTVELSAFAFYDAWCLSTGVYTPLNGFMTKEETQAVLDSWRLPDGSVWPLPVTLPIEPEDAARVQKSPWIRLTVQGRIVGIMQVTDVFWQDPEEEALAVYGTYDEKHPGVFRTLASSPVRAAGPVVLFQAPPFAFTPTWTPRQMQQEIRRRHWQTVAAFQTRNPLHRGHEYLHKVTLEWVDGLVIHPLVGETKADDIPAHIRGLVYETLLTHYYPKDRVLLSGFPASMRYAGPREAVFHAVTRKNYGFTHFIVGRDHAGVGDFYDPRASQSVFDQFSPEEIGIRIISAEPAYYCRACGQMATRRTCPHGPTDHESPSGTRVRRALSQNQAVPDTILRPEVADILRAYYRTQA; encoded by the coding sequence ATGCGGGTTACATCAATAGCCGAACAGACCACCCGAACCTTGTCGGAACCGATGCTGCCTCCGGCAATTGCCCGGGAATTGGCGTTTACCCTGTCCCACGCGCCTACCGTGGAATTATCGGCCTTTGCCTTTTACGATGCGTGGTGCTTAAGTACCGGGGTTTACACCCCGCTCAACGGATTTATGACCAAAGAAGAAACTCAGGCCGTACTCGACAGCTGGCGATTACCGGACGGCTCCGTATGGCCCCTGCCGGTTACCCTGCCCATCGAGCCGGAAGACGCCGCCCGGGTGCAAAAAAGCCCCTGGATTCGGCTGACCGTACAAGGACGCATCGTCGGTATCATGCAAGTCACGGACGTCTTTTGGCAGGATCCGGAAGAGGAGGCGCTAGCCGTCTACGGTACCTACGACGAAAAGCACCCGGGGGTTTTCCGGACTCTCGCCTCCAGTCCGGTTCGGGCGGCCGGTCCCGTCGTATTATTTCAGGCCCCTCCTTTCGCCTTTACGCCGACCTGGACCCCTCGTCAAATGCAGCAGGAAATTCGTCGACGGCACTGGCAGACGGTGGCCGCTTTTCAAACCCGAAATCCCCTGCATCGGGGGCACGAATATCTTCACAAAGTTACCCTAGAATGGGTTGACGGGCTGGTCATCCATCCCTTGGTGGGCGAAACGAAGGCCGACGACATCCCGGCCCACATTCGGGGGCTGGTATATGAGACGCTCCTAACCCACTACTACCCCAAAGATCGGGTGTTGCTCTCCGGCTTTCCGGCATCCATGCGCTACGCGGGTCCCCGTGAAGCGGTCTTTCACGCCGTCACCCGGAAAAATTACGGGTTCACCCATTTTATCGTAGGCCGTGATCATGCCGGCGTGGGTGATTTTTATGATCCGAGGGCCAGCCAAAGCGTGTTTGACCAATTTAGCCCGGAAGAAATCGGGATCCGGATCATTTCAGCCGAGCCGGCCTATTATTGTCGGGCGTGCGGACAAATGGCCACCCGCCGTACCTGTCCCCATGGCCCGACCGACCACGAATCCCCGTCCGGAACCCGCGTGCGTCGTGCGTTAAGCCAAAATCAAGCGGTGCCGGACACGATTTTACGTCCCGAAGTCGCCGACATTTTGCGGGCCTATTATCGCACCCAGGCCTGA
- a CDS encoding phospholipase/Carboxylesterase (PFAM: Phospholipase/Carboxylesterase~COGs: COG0400 esterase~InterPro IPR003140~KEGG: ttr:Tter_1208 phospholipase/carboxylesterase~PFAM: Phospholipase/carboxylesterase~SPTR: Phospholipase/carboxylesterase): MELYVETVRPLIPGQNLVVFLHGMGADEKDLAPLAADLPDAGIWSVRAPWPLPYGGYAWYGLRAVGEPDIGTFRQSVELLDDWLDTRPASEQPVILLGFSQGAAMSVAVSLRRRSRGIRAIIALSGPPLPSVEGETEGALTGLPVFWAHGTADPVVPLDRGKGLKEAIQRAGGLLSAHEYPMGHTIIDAERADFRRWVQAWVR, from the coding sequence GTGGAACTCTACGTCGAGACGGTGAGACCCCTAATCCCCGGTCAAAATCTTGTCGTTTTTTTGCATGGCATGGGGGCCGACGAAAAGGATTTGGCACCCTTAGCGGCGGACCTTCCGGACGCCGGGATATGGAGTGTGCGTGCTCCCTGGCCTTTACCCTACGGCGGTTATGCTTGGTATGGCCTACGGGCCGTCGGCGAGCCGGATATCGGCACGTTTCGGCAAAGTGTCGAGCTTTTGGACGATTGGCTCGACACCCGGCCCGCATCTGAACAGCCGGTTATTCTGTTGGGGTTTAGCCAAGGAGCGGCCATGTCGGTGGCCGTTTCCCTGCGCCGGCGATCTCGCGGAATCCGTGCGATCATTGCCTTAAGCGGTCCGCCCCTCCCCTCGGTCGAGGGGGAGACCGAGGGTGCGTTGACCGGTTTGCCGGTATTTTGGGCACATGGAACGGCGGACCCCGTGGTCCCGCTGGATCGCGGGAAAGGACTCAAAGAGGCTATCCAGCGGGCCGGGGGGCTCTTAAGCGCGCATGAATATCCGATGGGGCACACGATTATCGATGCCGAGCGCGCCGATTTTCGTCGCTGGGTTCAGGCCTGGGTGCGATAA
- a CDS encoding protein of unknown function DUF6 transmembrane (PFAM: EamA-like transporter family~InterPro IPR000620~KEGG: ach:Achl_2596 protein of unknown function DUF6 transmembrane~PFAM: Protein of unknown function DUF6, transmembrane~SPTR: Putative uncharacterized protein): MRRGFLFLISATLLWSGNYVAGRVLARQMDPLELNAIRWTISAVLLWGILRAGGKTLRWRSHWAVYFLLGLLGMVLFSSLTYLGLARLPAVQAGLISGLNPVMIVLLSLWLLKETPDRSTWAGVLLAVLGVVILVETKRANWSAHLITGDVLLVLAAWAWAFYTVVGKRVAGDPLELTTGAAVMSVIPNWLLSWVGSSPSGGHLSAVGWGALIYVSTGPSVVAYWLWNLGVRRVGASRSAPTMNLLPLWTVVLGVGLLHEQLALNQIIGGVIVLAGAWLSGRPRPSAMGLAH; the protein is encoded by the coding sequence GTGCGTCGTGGTTTTCTCTTTTTAATAAGTGCCACTCTTTTATGGAGCGGCAATTACGTTGCCGGACGCGTGTTGGCGCGTCAGATGGATCCGTTGGAACTCAATGCGATCCGCTGGACCATTTCGGCCGTCCTTTTATGGGGCATTTTGCGGGCAGGGGGGAAAACCCTGAGATGGCGGAGTCACTGGGCGGTATACTTTCTCTTAGGCCTTTTGGGGATGGTGCTCTTCTCGAGTTTGACGTACTTGGGGTTGGCTCGATTGCCGGCGGTACAGGCGGGCCTCATTTCGGGACTCAACCCGGTCATGATTGTGTTATTGAGTTTATGGCTTCTCAAAGAGACGCCCGACAGATCGACGTGGGCGGGTGTGCTATTAGCGGTTTTGGGCGTCGTGATCTTAGTCGAGACAAAACGGGCGAATTGGTCCGCTCACTTGATCACCGGCGACGTGCTGCTCGTGCTGGCCGCTTGGGCGTGGGCTTTTTACACCGTCGTCGGCAAGCGGGTGGCGGGTGATCCGTTGGAACTGACCACCGGGGCGGCGGTGATGTCGGTTATTCCCAACTGGCTATTGAGTTGGGTGGGATCGTCCCCCTCGGGCGGACATCTATCGGCGGTGGGATGGGGCGCCCTGATCTATGTCAGCACGGGCCCCTCCGTGGTTGCCTATTGGCTGTGGAACTTAGGAGTCCGCCGGGTGGGCGCTTCCCGGTCGGCACCGACCATGAATCTGTTGCCCCTTTGGACGGTGGTGCTCGGGGTCGGCCTGTTGCATGAACAACTCGCCCTGAACCAGATTATCGGCGGGGTGATTGTGCTGGCCGGGGCGTGGTTATCCGGTCGACCCCGGCCAAGCGCTATGGGTTTAGCGCATTAA
- a CDS encoding hypothetical protein (KEGG: afo:Afer_1454 hypothetical protein~SPTR: Putative uncharacterized protein) yields MHIPINLWNPTSGLPIPWVLLTAWLLGMLHGITPDEHTWPITFSYAIGSYSRRGGLMAGLSFSLAFTVQRGIASELAYLALARWMENPHIDAVVYVIVGIAMAAAGFYIRTRGAVIHLHGLETHRHDYDELREIPPQLAMVHGFLAGWGFGSFALILYTVLAPSMHSAWWGWAPGVMFGLGTTLVQALAGMLFGHWMTRLGFSAGTIRRIAQSTAGTTLWWGGWAFVTAGTVSLIRPAWTSWAIVTPLKIHNLHTLGIGFVLVTFTVLIVGFGSLWRAVKWAKHRPVRS; encoded by the coding sequence ATGCATATACCGATTAATTTATGGAACCCGACCAGCGGACTTCCCATCCCCTGGGTTCTTCTCACGGCTTGGCTTTTAGGCATGCTTCACGGTATTACGCCCGACGAGCATACCTGGCCGATTACGTTTTCCTACGCCATTGGGTCCTACTCCCGCCGAGGCGGTTTAATGGCCGGATTATCCTTTTCCTTGGCCTTTACGGTGCAGCGCGGGATCGCTTCCGAACTCGCCTATTTGGCCCTCGCCCGTTGGATGGAGAACCCGCACATTGATGCCGTCGTCTATGTCATTGTCGGAATTGCCATGGCGGCGGCCGGATTTTATATCCGAACCCGAGGGGCGGTAATTCACTTACATGGACTGGAAACCCATCGCCATGATTACGACGAACTCAGAGAAATCCCGCCCCAACTGGCGATGGTGCACGGATTTTTGGCCGGATGGGGATTCGGATCATTCGCCCTCATCCTTTATACGGTCTTGGCCCCGTCGATGCATAGTGCCTGGTGGGGCTGGGCACCCGGGGTCATGTTCGGTCTCGGCACGACCTTAGTCCAAGCGTTGGCCGGCATGCTGTTCGGTCACTGGATGACACGGCTGGGGTTTTCCGCCGGAACGATTCGGCGCATTGCCCAGTCCACCGCCGGAACCACTCTCTGGTGGGGAGGGTGGGCGTTTGTGACGGCCGGTACCGTCAGTTTGATTCGACCGGCGTGGACCTCTTGGGCTATCGTCACCCCCCTCAAAATTCATAATCTCCATACTCTGGGCATCGGGTTTGTGTTGGTGACGTTTACCGTCCTGATTGTCGGCTTCGGTAGCCTCTGGCGGGCCGTAAAATGGGCCAAGCACCGTCCGGTGCGCTCCTAA
- a CDS encoding hypothetical protein (KEGG: afw:Anae109_2844 hypothetical protein~SPTR: Putative uncharacterized protein), with protein MPKAPDHGVDMLQSIWIRTKFRQALVGVLGILEDVIYVLLSLFFFIAALYVMIDTIIHADWHSVSSLVATTLDHFLLVLMLAELLHTLLLFVRTHQFRHQPFLVVGIIAAIRRILVITAQAATGHEILASGYLWDLGITTLVVLVLSVALKISPKEDGF; from the coding sequence ATGCCCAAGGCGCCTGACCATGGGGTGGATATGCTGCAATCGATCTGGATTCGAACGAAATTTCGGCAAGCTTTAGTCGGTGTGTTGGGAATTTTGGAAGACGTCATTTACGTTTTATTGTCGCTGTTCTTTTTCATTGCGGCACTCTATGTCATGATAGACACCATCATTCACGCCGATTGGCATTCGGTGAGCTCATTGGTCGCCACCACCCTGGATCATTTCCTGTTGGTGCTGATGTTGGCCGAGTTGTTGCACACGCTGTTGCTGTTTGTCCGAACCCACCAATTTCGTCATCAACCCTTTTTAGTCGTCGGCATCATTGCCGCCATTCGCCGGATCTTGGTCATTACCGCCCAAGCGGCCACCGGCCACGAAATTTTGGCCTCCGGCTACCTCTGGGATTTGGGCATTACGACGCTGGTGGTACTGGTCCTAAGTGTCGCCTTAAAAATTAGTCCGAAAGAAGACGGATTTTAG